One Oenanthe melanoleuca isolate GR-GAL-2019-014 chromosome 3, OMel1.0, whole genome shotgun sequence DNA segment encodes these proteins:
- the TFAP2B gene encoding transcription factor AP-2-beta isoform X1 — protein MHSPPREQPAIMLWKLVENVKYEDIYEDRHDGVPSHSSRLSQLGSVSQGPYSSAPPLSHTPSSDFQPPYFPPPYQPLPYHQSQDPYSHVNDPYSLNPLHQPQQHPWGQRQRQEVGSETGSLLPQPRAALPQLSGLDPRRDYHSVRRPDVLLHSAHHGLDSGMGDSLSLHGIGHPGMEEVQSVEDANNSGMNLLDQSVIKKVPVPPKSVTSLMMNKDGFLGGISVNTGEVFCSVPGRLSLLSSTSKYKVTVGEVQRRLSPPECLNASLLGGVLRRAKSKNGGRSLRERLEKIGLNLPAGRRKAANVTLLTSLVEGEAVHLARDFGYICETEFPAKAVSEYLNRQHTDPSDLHSRKNMLLATKQLCKEFTDLLAQDRTPIGNSRPTPILEPGIQSCLTHFSLITHGFGAPAICAALTALQNYLTEALKGMDKMFLNNNTANRHTSGEGPGSKTGDKEEKHRK, from the exons ATGCACTCACCTCCTAGAGAACAGCCTGCCATCATGCTCTGGAAACTGGTTGAAAATGTCAAGTATGAAGATATCTATGAG GACCGGCATGATGGAGTGCCCAGCCACAGttccaggctgtcccagctgggatcCGTCTCGCAGGGACCCTACTCCAGCGCTCCTCCGCTCTCTCACACCCCATCCTCGGATTTCCAGCCGCCTTATTTCCCACCCCCCTACCAGCCTCTTCCTTACCACCAAAGCCAGGACCCTTACTCCCATGTCAATGACCCCTACTCCCTAAACCccctgcaccagccccagcagcacccctggggacagaggcagagGCAAGAGGTGGGATCAGAAACCGGgtcactgctgccacagcctcGGGCcgccctgccccagctctcgGGACTGGACCCCAGGCGGGACTACCACTCAGTACGGAGGCCAGATGTCCTCCTGCACTCAGCTCACCATGGCCTTGACTCCGGCATGGGGGACAGCCTTTCTCTGCATGGCATCGgacacccagggatggaggaggtCCAG TCAGTTGAAGATGCCAATAACAGCGGTATGAACTTATTGGACCAGTCTGTCATTAAAAAAG ttcCGGTTCCTCCAAAATCTGTTACTTCTTTGATGATGAATAAAGATGGCTTCCTGGGTGGAATTTCTGTCAATACCGGAGAGGTGTTTTGCTCTGTACCTGGCCGCTTGTCTTTGCTTAGCTCAACTTCAAAGTACAAAGTGACTGTGGGAGAAGTTCAAAGGCGCCTCTCCCCTCCAGAGTGTCTGAACGCGTCCCTCCTAGGAGGAGTGCTTAGAAG AGCCAAATCGAAAAACGGGGGGAGATCTTTGCGAGAAAGGCTAGAAAAAATCGGTTTGAATTTACCAGCCGGCAGGCGTAAGGCCGCAAATGTCACTTTACTCACCTCCCTGGTGGAAG GTGAGGCCGTTCATTTAGCTCGGGATTTTGGGTACATCTGTGAAACGGAGTTCCCAGCCAAAGCTGTTTCTGAGTACCTGAACAGACAGCACACGGACCCCAGCGACCTCCACTCCAGGAAAAACATGCTGCTTGCTACAAA GCAACTTTGTAAAGAATTTACAGATCTCTTGGCCCAGGACAGGACGCCCATTGGAAACAGCCGGCCCACCCCAATTTTGGAACCGGGCATTCAGAGCTGCTTGACTCACTTCAGCCTCATCACTCACGGCTTTGGGGCCCCTGCTATCTGTGCTGCCCTCACAGCCCTCCAAAACTACCTGACTGAAGCTCTCAAAGGCATGGACAAGATGTTCTTGAACAACAACACTGCTAACAGGCACACATCTGGCGAAGGACCAGGTAGTAAAACTGGAGACAAggaagagaaacacagaaaatga
- the TFAP2B gene encoding transcription factor AP-2-beta isoform X2 has product MLVHTYSAMDRHDGVPSHSSRLSQLGSVSQGPYSSAPPLSHTPSSDFQPPYFPPPYQPLPYHQSQDPYSHVNDPYSLNPLHQPQQHPWGQRQRQEVGSETGSLLPQPRAALPQLSGLDPRRDYHSVRRPDVLLHSAHHGLDSGMGDSLSLHGIGHPGMEEVQSVEDANNSGMNLLDQSVIKKVPVPPKSVTSLMMNKDGFLGGISVNTGEVFCSVPGRLSLLSSTSKYKVTVGEVQRRLSPPECLNASLLGGVLRRAKSKNGGRSLRERLEKIGLNLPAGRRKAANVTLLTSLVEGEAVHLARDFGYICETEFPAKAVSEYLNRQHTDPSDLHSRKNMLLATKQLCKEFTDLLAQDRTPIGNSRPTPILEPGIQSCLTHFSLITHGFGAPAICAALTALQNYLTEALKGMDKMFLNNNTANRHTSGEGPGSKTGDKEEKHRK; this is encoded by the exons atgtTAGTCCACACCTATTCCGCCATG GACCGGCATGATGGAGTGCCCAGCCACAGttccaggctgtcccagctgggatcCGTCTCGCAGGGACCCTACTCCAGCGCTCCTCCGCTCTCTCACACCCCATCCTCGGATTTCCAGCCGCCTTATTTCCCACCCCCCTACCAGCCTCTTCCTTACCACCAAAGCCAGGACCCTTACTCCCATGTCAATGACCCCTACTCCCTAAACCccctgcaccagccccagcagcacccctggggacagaggcagagGCAAGAGGTGGGATCAGAAACCGGgtcactgctgccacagcctcGGGCcgccctgccccagctctcgGGACTGGACCCCAGGCGGGACTACCACTCAGTACGGAGGCCAGATGTCCTCCTGCACTCAGCTCACCATGGCCTTGACTCCGGCATGGGGGACAGCCTTTCTCTGCATGGCATCGgacacccagggatggaggaggtCCAG TCAGTTGAAGATGCCAATAACAGCGGTATGAACTTATTGGACCAGTCTGTCATTAAAAAAG ttcCGGTTCCTCCAAAATCTGTTACTTCTTTGATGATGAATAAAGATGGCTTCCTGGGTGGAATTTCTGTCAATACCGGAGAGGTGTTTTGCTCTGTACCTGGCCGCTTGTCTTTGCTTAGCTCAACTTCAAAGTACAAAGTGACTGTGGGAGAAGTTCAAAGGCGCCTCTCCCCTCCAGAGTGTCTGAACGCGTCCCTCCTAGGAGGAGTGCTTAGAAG AGCCAAATCGAAAAACGGGGGGAGATCTTTGCGAGAAAGGCTAGAAAAAATCGGTTTGAATTTACCAGCCGGCAGGCGTAAGGCCGCAAATGTCACTTTACTCACCTCCCTGGTGGAAG GTGAGGCCGTTCATTTAGCTCGGGATTTTGGGTACATCTGTGAAACGGAGTTCCCAGCCAAAGCTGTTTCTGAGTACCTGAACAGACAGCACACGGACCCCAGCGACCTCCACTCCAGGAAAAACATGCTGCTTGCTACAAA GCAACTTTGTAAAGAATTTACAGATCTCTTGGCCCAGGACAGGACGCCCATTGGAAACAGCCGGCCCACCCCAATTTTGGAACCGGGCATTCAGAGCTGCTTGACTCACTTCAGCCTCATCACTCACGGCTTTGGGGCCCCTGCTATCTGTGCTGCCCTCACAGCCCTCCAAAACTACCTGACTGAAGCTCTCAAAGGCATGGACAAGATGTTCTTGAACAACAACACTGCTAACAGGCACACATCTGGCGAAGGACCAGGTAGTAAAACTGGAGACAAggaagagaaacacagaaaatga